In Gambusia affinis linkage group LG08, SWU_Gaff_1.0, whole genome shotgun sequence, a single window of DNA contains:
- the herpud1 gene encoding homocysteine-responsive endoplasmic reticulum-resident ubiquitin-like domain member 1 protein: MDLEDSQQKTTSLLVKTPNQAQEDQIIDGVDMKWTVKDLKAHLSRVYPSKPAVSDQRLIFAGKLLPDHLHIKDLFRQLDSIPTLHLVCPMRNPPQAATKSKEAEQPHPSSLRPPVQTPSTPELRQRRQTSSATSTQIHTQTPGAPTWPASTLAAASQLTQPAFPALSLYSPQQLLWLQHVYARQYYLQYQAAMAAAGSVPPTPVATIGQYPPVPAHQVPVPAPLANQNPIDNLPVNQNPVQDAAFINPGEANQNMRMNAQGGPVMEDEEDVERDWLGWLYSAARLGVLLMIVYFNSNLSRFLLVMSTLLIMYLHTMGWFPFRRPAPVQAPNLQPPEVQHNQQNEDRNPEHNLAEEPADGQIVDRAAEESEEPMTAVLVPPHRVSVMWTAWVFFKTFFSSLIPEVAQGMAN; encoded by the exons ATGGATTTAGAAGATTCTCAACAAAAGACGACCAGTCTTCTCGTTAAAACACCTAACCAGGCTCAGGAGGACCAAATTATTGATGGGGTCGACATGAAGTGGACTGTAAAGGACCTTAAGGCTCATTTGTCGAGGGTTTACCCAAGCAAACCG gcaGTAAGTGACCAGAGACTGATCTTTGCTGGCAAGCTTCTGCCTGATCATTTGCACATCAAAGATCTTTTCAGACAG CTGGACTCCATTCCCACTTTGCACCTGGTGTGCCCCATGAGGAATCCACCCCAAGCAGCAACAAAG AGCAAAGAGGCAGAACAACCACATCCTTCCAGTTTGAGACCACCTGTTCAGACTCCCAGCACACCAGAGCTCAGGCAGAGGAGGCAGACTTCTTCAGCGACTTCTACTCAGATCCACACGCAGACGCCTGGAGCTCCAACATGGCCTGCTTCAACACT CGCTGCAGCATCCCAGCTGACCCAGCCAGCCTTTCCTGCCTTATCTCTGTACAGCCCCCAGCAGCTCCTGTGGCTCCAACATGTCTACGCAAGACAGTATTACCTGCAGTA CCAAGCAGCCATGGCTGCGGCAGGCTCTGTTCCCCCGACGCCGGTGGCAACCATTGGCCAATACCCACCTGTCCCTGCCCACCAAGTTCCTGTCCCAGCTCCTCTGGCCAATCAGAACCCCATTGACAACCTGCCAGTGAATCAGAACCCGGTGCAGGACGCCGCTTTCATCAACCCGGGGGAGGCCAATCAGAACATGCGAATGAACGCACAGGGCGGGCCCGTAatggaggacgaggaggacgTGGAGCGCGACTGGCTGGGCTGGTTGTACTCCGCGGCAAGACTCGGCGTCCTGCTCATGATCGTTTACTTCAACTCCAACCTGAGCCGCTTTCTGCTGGTGATGAGTACGCTGCTCATCATGTATCT ACACACTATGGGCTGGTTTCCCTTCAGAAGGCCAGCACCAGTTCAAGCACCAAACCTCCAGCCCCCTGAGGTCCAACACAACCAGCAGAATGAGGACAGGAACCCTGAGCATAATCTT GCCGAAGAACCAGCCGATGGACAGATTGTGGACCGCGCAGCTGAGGAATCTGAGGAGCCGATGACAGCAGTTTTAGTTCCTCCTCACAGGGTGTCTGTCATGTGGACGGCCTGGGTCTTCTTCAAAACTTTCTTCTCCTCCCTTATACCTGAGGTTGCTCAGGGCATGGCGAACTGA
- the LOC122835895 gene encoding cholesteryl ester transfer protein, with the protein MPGEICSWLVLLSLFGTTHSCLQDPSLAYKHTGIVCRLTYPAAVVLNEKTTKVIEAAFQHARYPSMQGEKSAAFFGKVSYGLENLEIYNLSIGRSDFELRPGEGIGLEISNVSAVFSGTIQYGYGSWLVNVGHKLDFEVETQIDLGINPKLYCGNSKVAADTSDCYLNFHKFRLYLEGDKEPNWLKKLFTDFITFTVKLVVKGQICKEINKLADILAEFIQDTAANFLSDGGISVDIGVTTTPLITANYIESYHKGLTTYLNLTSVINASVFHPDHLTENRMVYFWFSDDIFIPLIAAAHQDGRFQLDISSEDLKTLFETNLSSIKPEYVAKCLLESASPELRVWSSSVPTLNTSTVGTSVWAQATGELYCGSQNKPTLSFQMNVTVDVTASYADKKLFLHGKPQQISVIRAELPLQNKLINDEAQVEFIREAVEKIGVPKVLSVLEVEITRLMDKQGANLFDIIDPEVLHQEGYIVTQMDFGFPHHLLVDFLKRTLQ; encoded by the exons ATGCCAGGCGAAATTTGCTCATGGCTGGTGCTCCTTTCTCTATTTGGAACGACCCACAGCTGCCTTCAGGATCCTTCTTTGGCCTACAAACACACTGGAATTGTGTGCAGACTCACCTATCCTGCGGCCGTTGTTT TGAATGAGAAAACCACTAAAGTTATTGAGGCAGCTTTCCAACATGCCCGTTACCCAAGCATGCAGGGAGAGAAATCAGCTGCTTTCTTTGGCAAAGTCTCGTATGGCCTAGAAAA TTTGGAGATTTACAACCTGTCGATCGGCCGGAGTGACTTTGAGCTGCGTCCAGGGGAAGGCATCGGTCTGGAGATAAGCAACGTCTCCGCTGTGTTCAGCGGCACCATTCAGTACGGATATGGCAGCTGGCT AGTCAATGTTGGACACAAACTTGACTTTGAGGTTGAAACTCAGATTGATCTTGGAATCAACCCAAAACTTT ACTGCGGTAATTCGAAGGTCGCTGCAGACACATCTGATTGTTACCTGAATTTTCATAAGTTTCGCCTCTACCTGGAGGGAGACAAGGA GCCCAACTGGCTGAAGAAGCTCTTCACTGACTTCATCACCTTCACAGTTAAGCTGGTCGTCAAAGGACAG ATCTGTAAAGAGATCAACAAGCTGGCGGACATCCTGGCTGAATTTATACAAGACACAGCAG CCAACTTCCTCAGTGATGGCGGTATCAGTGTTGATATTGGTGTAACTACGACTCCTCTCATCACAGCGAACTACATAGAGTCCTACCACAAG GGTCTGACAACCTACTTAAACTTGACTTCTGTGATCAACGCCTCAGTTTTTCACCCAGATCACCTGACTGAAAACAGGATGGTTTACTTCTGGTTCTCAG ATGACATTTTTATACCACTGATTGCTGCTGCTCATCAAGATGGCCGCTTCCAACTTGAC ATTTCATCAGAAGACCTTAAA ACACTTTTTGAGACAAATCTCTCCAGCATCAAGCCTGAATATGTTGCAAAG TGCTTGTTGGAATCAGCCTCCCCTGAGCTGAGAGTGTGGAGCTCCTCTGTTCCCACCCTGAACACCTCCACCGTGGGAACGTCGGTCTGGGCTCAGGCCACCGGAGAGCTCTACTGTGGAAGTCAAAACAAACCAACGTTGTCCTTTCAAATG AACGTTACCGTAGATGTCACAGCTTCCTATGCAGACAAGAAACTTTTTCTCCATGGCAAACCACAACA GATCTCTGTCATCCGAGCTGAGCTGCCCCTGCAGAATAAActg ATAAACGACGAAGCTCAAGTTGAGTTTATAAGGGAAGCTGTGGAGAAAATAGGTGTTCCTAAAGTCCTGTCTG TTTTGGAGGTGGAGATAACCAGGTTGATGGACAAACAGGGGGCAAACTTGTTTGATATCATTGACCCCGAGGTGCTTCATCAGgaa GGATACATTGTGACTCAGATGGATTTCGGTTTCCCTCATCATCTTCTTGTGGACTTCCTCAAGAGGACGCTGCAGTAA